GGACATCCCCGGGATGTCGGTGGCCGCGCGCTACATCCCGACCGGCGGCGGCCTCCAGGTGGGTGGCGACTGGTACGACATGATCCCGCTCCCCAGCGGCCGTATCGCGCTCGTCATCGGCGACGTCCAGGGCCATGACGTACGGGCCGCCGGACTCATGGGCCAGCTGCGGATCGCGCTGCGCGCCTACGCCTCGGAGGGGCACCGCCCCGACGCGGTGCTCTCCCGGGCCTCGCGCTTCCTGGCCGGGCTCTCCGAGGGGTACGAGGGCGTGGACGGCGAAGAGCCCGCCGCACGCTTCGCGACCTGCCTGTACGCGGAGGCCGACCCGGAGACCGGCACCCTGGACATCGCCAGGGCGGGCCACCCGGATCCGGTGGTGATCAGCGTCGACGGCACCGCGGTGATCCGGCAGACCGCGGGAGGGCTGCCGCTCGGCATCGAGGCGGACTCGGACTATCCGACGACCCGGGTCACCCTGGAGCCAGGGGAAACGATCATGCTGTGCACCGACGGGCTCATCGAGACCGGCGGGCACGACATGGCCACCGGCTGGGAACGGCTCAGGCCGGTCCTGGAGGAGCCGGCCGACGACCTGGAGAAGCTCGCCGACGCCCTCGTACAGGCCGTGCACGGCCCGACGTCCCACTACACGACCGGACCGCTGGTGGACCGGCGGGAGGACGACATCGCGGTCCTGGTGCTCCGCCGTCAGGGCCCCACGACCCGGCAGGCGCCCCCGCGCCGCACCGCCATGACCATCGCCCAGGCCGAGCCCGAACGGATCGCGGCGGCCCGCCAGCAGCTGCGCGAGCTGCTGCACGACTGGGCGGATCCGGACCAGGTCGACTCGGCGGTGCTGATGCTCTCCGAGATGGCCACCAACGTGCTGGTCCACACCGACGGCGACGCGCTGATGGTCGCGGAGGTGAGCGGGGAGCGGGGGGAACGCAGGCTGCACGTCGAGGTCGCCGACGGCAGCGACGAGCTGCCGCACAAGCGGAGGCCCGGCGAGATGGCGTCCAGCGGGCGGGGGCTCGTCCTGATGGAGATGCTGGCCCATGCCTGGGGAGTGGACCCCCGGGGCGAGGGGAAGTCGATCTGGTTCGAGCTGTTCGAGAGGGTGACGGAGCAGAGCTGAGCGGGACCCGCGGGCTCAGCCGCCGGGCGGGCCCTCTTCGGGCTCCGGGTGGCCGTAGCCCTGCCGGAGCTCCCCGATCACTCCGAACACCGCCGCGCACAGCGGTACGGCGAGCAGCATGCCCAGGACGCCCGCGACGCTGGCACCCGCGGTCAGGGCGATCATGATCATGGCGGGGTGCATCTGGACCGTACGGCTCTGGATCATCGGCTGAAGGATGTGGCCCTCCAGCAACTGGACCGCCAGCACCATCCCCAGGGCCCAGAGGGCGATGACGAGCCCGCGGTCGACGAGCGCGACCAGGACGGCGACGGCGCCGGAGATGACCGCGCCGAGATACGGGATGTAGGCGCCGACGAGGACCAGCGCCCCCAGGCCCACCGCCCCGGGCACGCGGAGGATCAGCAGCCCCACCGTGATGCACACGGCGTCGATCAGCGCGATGAACGTGGTGCCCCGCATGAACCCCTCGACGGCCTCGAAGGCCCGCCGCCCCATGGCCTCCACCAGGTCGCCCGTACCGCGCGGGGCGATGGTGTGGGCGAGTTTCGCGGCCCGGTCGGAGTCGCGCAGGAAGAAGAAGGTGAGCAGCAGGGTCAGGATGCCGGTCGTGGCGAGGGAGCCGAGCAGGCTGATCCCGCTGAGCAGGCCGCCGGCTGCGCTGGCCCCGAACTTCTCGACGAGGTTCTTGGCGTTGTCGGCGAGGTCGTCCACGTTCGCGCCGTCCGCGATACCGAAGTGGTCGATGATCCACTGGCCCGCGTCCTTGAGCGAGTCCACGATCTGGCCGCCGGTGTCGACGAGGGCCGTGACGACGATGTACCCGGCGCCACCGACCACGGCGACGAGCACACAGCAGGTGAGTCCGGCGGCCACGGAACGGCTCACCTTGCGGGCGATCAGCCAGCGGTGGACGGGGCCGAGCAGCGCCGTACCCAGCAGCGCGAGCATGACCGGCGTGACGGCCGTCTTGAGCACGATGGACAGCCAGACGACCACTGCGGCGACACCGGCGACGAGGAGGACGACGACGCACCAGGCGGCCGTACGGCGCGCATTGTCGGGCAGGAGGGGCTTCTGGGTCTGCACCCTCCCACCCGATCACGGCACGGATGCGCGAGCCCGCCCGCGCGGGCGTACGGGTGACGTTCCGTCACCCGTGGCCCGGCGGGCGGACGGGGTGTCACATTCCGTGGACGGCGGGCACGGTGCCGAGCCGGCCGGCCTGGAAGTCCTCGAACGCCTGCTTCAGTTCGGCCTGGGTGTTCATCACGAACGGTCCGTAGTGCGCCATCGGCTCACGGATCGGACGGCCGCCGAGCAGGACGACCTCCAGGTCGGGAGTGTTGCCGTCCTGCGCCTCGTCCGCGCGGACGGTCAGCGAGGAGCCGCTGCCGAAGACGGCGGTCTGTCCCTTGTGGACGGGCCTGCGCTCCGTACCGACCGTGCCGCGTCCGGCCAGCACGTACGCGAGTCCGTTGAAGTCCTCGCGCCACGGCAGGGTCACCTCGGCGCCGGGGCGGACGGTGGCGTGGACCATCGTGATCGGGGTGTGGGTGATTCCGGGGCCCTCGTGCCCGTCGAGCTCACCGGCGATGACGCGGAGCAGCGCGCCGCCGTCCGGGGACGCGAGGAGCTGGACCTGGCCGCCGCGGATGTCCTGGTAGCGGGGGGCCATCATCTTGTCGGACTTGGGGAGGTTCACCCACAGCTGGAGGCCGTGGAAGAGCCCGCCCGACATGACCAGGGACTCCGGCGGGGCCTCGATGTGCAGCAGCCCGGAGCCGGCTGTCATCCACTGGGTGTCACCGTTCTCGATGGTGCCGCCGCCACCGTTGCTGTCCTGGTGGACGAAGGTGCCGTCGATCAGATAGGTGACGGTCTCGAAGCCGCGGTGCGGGTGCCAGGGAGTCCCCTTCGGCTCACCGGCCGCGTACTCCACCTCACCCATCTGGTCCATCATGATGAACGGGTCGAGGTGCTTGTAGTTGATGCCCGCGAACGCGCGGCGCACCGGGAAGCCCTCCCCCTCGAAACCGGTGGGCGCGGTGGTGACGGCCAGCACGGGACGTGCCACGGCGTCACCCGCAGCCGCGACCTTGGGCAGGCTCAGCGGGTTTTCGACGGTCACTGCGGGCATGGGAAGCCACCTCCGGGATTGTCCTGATTTCAATTTAGTTGAATGGTGAACATCCTGCAAGGGGGGATGCATTCCCGCCCGTGCCCGGGCAGCAGAAAGGGCCCGTACCCCAGGGGTACAGGCCCGTCGGGACGGCCGCACGTCAGCCGTACATGCGGCGCATCGCGAAGTCGACCATCTGCTCCACGGCCTTGGCGTCGAAGACCATGCGGTGATCGCCCTCCATGTCGAGGACGAAGCCGTAGCCGGTGGGCAGCAGGTCGATCACCTCGGCCCCGGTGATCACGAAGTACTTGGACTCCTTGCCCGCGTACAGCCGCAGCTCCTTGAGCGTGGTGAACATGGGAATCACCGGCTGCTGGGTGTTGTGCAGGGCCAGGAAGCCCGGATTGTCGCCGCGCGGGCAGTAGACCTTCGAGGTCGCGAAGATCTGCTGGAAGTCCTCCGCGGCCAGCGAGCCCGTGGTGAAGGCCCGGACCGCGTCCGCCAGGGACGGCGGCGAGGGTTCGGGATACAGCGGCTGCTCGCCGTAGCCGCCGCCCATCTGCTGCTGCGCGCCCGGGGTCTGGTCATAGCCGTACATGCCGCAAAGAGTAATCGGACACATCAACCCCTTGAGGGGTTGCGTCTTATTACTGACGGGTAGCATCATCGTAGAGGTCAGCTGATATACCCACGCCAGCTCGTCGCCCGACCCTCACCCCTCCCCGGGGCGCTGCGCGCCACTGCTATTGATTACGGAGCCTTCCCATGGGGCACTACAAGTCGAATCTCCGCGACATCGAGTTCAACCTCTTCGAGGTCCTCGGGCGCGACAAGGTGTACGGCACCGGCACGTTCGCCGAGATGGACGTCGACACCGCGAAGACCATCCTCGACGAGGTCACCCGCCTCGCGGAGAACGAGCTCGCCGACTCCTTCGCCGACGCCGACCGCAACCCGCCGGTGTTCGACCCGGAGACCAACACCGCGCCGGTCCCGGACACCTTCAAGAAGTCGTACCAGGCGTTCATGGACTCCGAGTACTGGCGGCTGGGCCTGCCCGAGGAGATCGGCGGCACCACCTCGCCGCGCTCCCTGATCTGGGGCTACGCGGAGCTGCTGCTCGGCGCGAACCCGGCCGTGTGGATGTACTCCTCCGGCCCGGCCTTCGCCGGCATCCTCTTCGACGAGGGCAACGAGGCGCAGAAGAAGATCGCGGAGATCGCCGTCGAGAAGCAGTGGGGCTCGACGATGGTGCTGACCGAGCCCGACGCGGGTTCGGACGTCGGCGCCGGCCGCACGAAGGCCGTCGAGCAGGAGGACGGCTCCTGGCACATCGAGGGTGTGAAGCGCTTCATCACCTCGGGCGAGCACGACATGTCCGAGAACATCATCCACTACGTGCTGGCACGCCCCGAGGGCGCGGGACCGGGCACCAAGGGCCTGTCGCTCTTCATGGTCCCGAAGTTCCACTTCGACTGGACGACGGGCGAGCTGGCCGAGCGCAACGGCGTGTACGCGACGAACGTCGAGCACAAGATGGGCCTCAAGGCGTCCAACACCTGCGAGATGACCTTCGGCGACCAGCACCCCGCCAAGGGCTGGCTGATCGGTGACAAGCACGACGGCATCCGCCAGATGTTCCGCATCATCGAGTTCGCCCGCATGATGGTCGGCACGAAGGCCATCGCGACCCTGTCGACGGGCTACCTGAACGCGCTGGAGTACGCCAAGGAGCGCGTCCAGGGCACCGACCTGTCGCAGTTCATGGACAAGACGGCCCCCAAGGTCACCATCACGCACCACCCCGACGTGCGCCGCTCGCTCATGACACAGAAGGCGTACGCCGAGGGCATGCGCTCCCTCGTGCTGTACACCGCCTCCGTCCAGGACGCGATCCAGGAGAAGGAGGACGCGGGCGAGGACGCGAAGGCGCTGCACGGCCTCAACGACCTGCTGCTCCCGATCGTGAAGGGCTACGGCTCCGAGAAGTCGTACGAGCAGCTGGCGCAGTCGCTCCAGACCTTCGGTGGCTCCGGTTACCTCCAGGAGTACCCGGTCGAGCAGTACATCCGTGACGCCAAGATCGACACCCTGTACGAGGGCACGACGGCCATCCAGGGCCAGGACTTCTTCTTCCGGAAGATCGTCCGCGACCAGGGCGCCTCGCTGAACACGCTCTCCGAGGAGATCAAGAAGTTCCTCGCCGAGAACCACGGCAACGAGGAGCTCAGCGCCTCGGTGGACTCCCTCGCCAAGGCGGCCGTGGACCTTGAGGCGATCGTCGGCACGATGATCACCGACCTCACCGCGACCGGCGAGGACGTCAAGAACATCTACAAGGTGGGCCTCAACACCACCCGCCTGCTGATGGCGTCCGGCGATGTCGTCGTCGGATACCTGCTGCTCAAGGGCGCGGCCGTGGCCGCCGAGAAGCTGCCGACCGCCTCCGCGAAGGACGTCGCCTTCTACCAGGGCAAGATCGCCGCCGCGAAGTTCTTCGCCGCGAACATCCTGCCGGGCGTCGGCGCCGAGCGCGCGCTCGCGGAGTCCGTCGACAACTCGCTCATGGAGCTGGACGAGGCCGCGTTCTAGGAAACCCGGTCCGCGTCCCGCCGAAGGACAGTGAGTGAGAAGGCCCGCCCCGCACCGGGGCGGGCCTTCTCTATGATCGGCATCCGGCCCGAGAAGGAGATGCGATCGTGAGTTCCGCGCGGACAACTGCCCTGCACCGGACGGCCCGAGGCGTGGCGGCGGGGGCAGCGCTGCTGCTGCTCGCGGGCTGCGGTGGTTCGGACGACAAGGCGGCGGCGCTGGACGAGGCGCAGGTCGCCTCGGTGCTTCCGGACCAGGACGCGATGCCGGGCTGGAAGCGCTCCGAGAAGGCTGCCACCTCGCCTATGAACGACCTCATGCGGAGCAACCTCTGCGCGAACAAGGGCAACAAGGGGTGCGAGGAATCCCTGTTCATGGGGACGGTCTCCTTCAGGAACGAGAAGGAGAAGGCCGGGGCCCGGTTCTGGATGATCGCGTACAAGGACGAGAAGGCCGCCGAGGCCGCGTACGACACCCTGTGGAAGAACACCTCGCGTACGACAGGACCGAAGAAGGCCGACCTCGGGCAGGTCGGCGCGGAGCGCGACGCACGACTCGGGACGCAGTACGGCGCGGGCCTCAGCGTCACGGGTCAGATACGGGTCGGCACCGCCGTGCTCTGGCTCGGGTCGGACGCCCTGAGCGAGGAAGCACCCGACCAGGAGCTCACCGAGGACCTCGCGGCGCTGTTCTCCGAGCGCGCGCAGCAGGCCCAGAACGGCGACAAGCCGTCCGCGACGCTCTGACCGGCCCGCTCGCACGGGCAGGAACCGGGCGTAACACCACGCTCCGCACGACCGGCATGTGCCACCGCGGGGCAACCGTGAATCGTCCGGGCCGACCGTCGTTACAGTGAAGAACATGAGTTCTCCCCTCCGCTTCGACCGCGGGCACACCGACGACCTGATGGCATTCCTGATGGCCAGCCCCTCCCCGTACCACGCGGTGGCCTCCGCCGCCGCGCGCCTGGAGAAGGCCGGTTTCCGGCAGGTCGAGGAGACCGCTGCCTGGGACGCCTCCACCGGCGGGAAGTACGTGCTGCGGGGCGGGGCGATCATCGCCTGGTACGTACCGGAGGGCGCCGAGGCGCACACCCCGTTCCGGATCGCCGGGGCGCACACCGACTCGCCGAACCTGCGCGTCAAGCCGCTGCCCGACACCGGTTCGTACGGCTGGCGCCAGGTCGCCGTCGAGATCTACGGCGGGACGCTCCTCAACACCTGGCTCGACCGGGACCTGGGCCTCGCCGGCCGGCTCTCCCTGCGGGACGGCACGCACCGGCTGGTCAACATCGACCGGGCCCTGCTGCGCGTACCGCAGCTGGCCGTCCACCTGGACCGCTCGGCCAACACGGACGGTCTCAAGCTCGACCGGCAGAAGCACATGCAGCCGATCTGGGGGCTCGGGGACGTCGAGGAGGGCGACCTGATCCGGTTCGTCGCCGAGGAGGCGGGCGTCGACGCCGAGGACGTGACCGGCTGGGACCTGATGCCGCACGCCATCGAACCGCCCTCCTACCTGGGCCGGGACGAGGAGCTGCTGGCCGGCCCCCGGATGGACAACCTGCTTTCCGTGCACGCCGCGACCGCCGCGCTCGCCGCCGTCGCCGGGCTGCCGGACGCCGAGATCCCGTACATCCCCGTGCTCGCCGCCTTCGACCACGAGGAGAACGGCTCGCAGTCCGACACCGGCGCCGACGGCCCGCTGCTCGGCACGGTCCTGGAGCGCTCCGTCTTCGCCCGCGGAGGCAGCCTCGAAGACCGTGCCCGGGCCTTCGCCGGCACCGTCTGTCTCTCCTCCGACACCGGGCACGCGGTGCACCCGAACTACGCGGAGCGCCACGACCCGACGCACCACCCGGTCGCCAACGGCGGACCGATCCTCAAGGTCAACGTCAATATGCGGTACGCGACCGACGGCAGCGGCCGGGCCGTGTTCGCGGCGGCGTGCGAGAAGGCCGGCGTGCCGTGGCAGACGTTCGTCTCCAACAACGCGATGCCGTGCGGCACGACGATCGGCCCGATCACTGCGGCCCGCCACGGCATCCAGACCGTCGACGTCGGCGTCGCGATCCTGTCGATGCACAGCGCCCGTGAGCTGTGCGGCGCCGACGACCCGTATCTGCTGGCGAACGCGCTCGCGGCGTTCCTGGCTGGCTGACAAGCGCTGGTACCCCTGTCCGAAGGCGAAGGTCATGCCATCGGACAGGGGCACCCAGTCCCTACGAGACCGTGGTCAGATACATGCCGGAGGCGCCCGCCCCCGCGGTGTTGCGGCAGCTGTAGTTGCCGCTCGGCCGGGCATGGATCAGCGTGAGGCAGCGGCCGAGCGCCAACTGCCCGTAGTAGCTGGGGTGTACGGACTCCTGCACCAGCCCCTGGGTCTCGTTGTTGTCGATCCAGCGAGCCCACTCGCTGGTCGTGGCCGAAGCGGGCACGGTCGAGCTGACCAGCTTGCTGGTCCTCGCACACACCTCACGGCCCTGGAGCATGTCCCTCAGGTCCATGAACTGCACACCCTTGGCACTGGCGACGCCCTTGAGGCGGCTCGCGACCTGGGGCACGAGGGAGTCGCGCGCCCAGTCGGAGTCCTTGTTCCAGAAAGGGCAGCCGCCCGTGTTCACACGGCTCCAGCCGCTCTCCGCGTAGCGGTTCTCGGCGGCGCGCGGGATGGGGGAGGGATACGACTGGAGGACGATCCGGTAGTCCGCCGCGGCGTATCCGGCCCCGGACATGACCGCGCGGACCTCGTCGACGGACTTGCCCACGTCCGCCATGACCGTGTTGATCTTCGAGTCGACGGCGGTCTGCTGGTCGTCGTGGCAGTACGAGTACCAGACGATGTAGTCGGTCGCGCAGGTCCTGATGATGTCCGCGAAGCCCAGGTCGTTGCCGCCGACGGACAGGACGATCAGCTTCACGTCGTTGGCTGCCGCGATGCCGGCGAGCTGGTCGGCCTGCGGAGCCTCGCCCTTGTAGGAACGGCCGCCGTTCGCCGCCCGGAAGACGTTCTGGGTCGTGGCGCCCGAGCAGGCGATGTTGATCAACGCCCCCACCGCACCGGCTGCGCCGTTGACCTCGGCGGAGTCCGAGCGGTGACAGCCGTTCGCCGCCGTGGTGCCGTAGACGCGGCTCGGGTCGTAACCGCTCCCCGTCCATGCCCGGTCGGTCCCGTCGCGGCTCCCGCTGTTCGTAAGGCTGTTGCCCTGCCAGCGGCCGGCCTCGCCGGAGATGTAGCTGTCGCCCATCGTCACGACAGCGGTGGGCCCTGAGCCGGGGCTCGCGACGGCGGGGGAGGCGCCGGCGGCCGTCAGTGCCGCGGCGGCGAGGGAGAGAGCGAGAAACCCGCGAACGGCGCGGTGGGGGGATGAGAGCATGGCTGTTGTTCTCCTGCGTCGGTGCAGAGAAGCGGGGACAGCCGCCGGCCGGTGGCATACGGAATCTGGCACGCCGTGGCTTGTTACCGCTAGGTAGCGCCACGTTTCTCTTTCGTCACGGAGGCGAGCGCACGCTCGGATACGGAACCGGAGTCGGACCCGGAACCGGACCGAGTCATGCCGGGCCGGTCCTGAACCGGCGCCGGTACTCGGTCGGGGTGGTGTCGAGCCTTCGGCGGAAGGCCCTGACGAGGGTGTCGACGGTGCCGAACCCGCAGGCGGACGCCGTACGTTCGAGCGTGGCGTCGGTGGTTTCGAGCTGGATGCGCGCCCTCTCCACACGGACCGACTCGATGTAGGCGTGCGGGGTCGTGCCGAGCTCGTTCTTGAAGATCCGGGTGAGCTGCCGGTCGCTGATGTGGGCGTACGCGGCGAGGTCCGCCACGGTGAGCGGTTCGCCGATGTTGCGCAGGACGTGGTGGCGGAGATCCTCGATGCGCCGGGTCGTGGAGACCTGTTCCAGCGGAACGCTGAACTGGCTCTGCCCGCCGGGCCGCTTGAGGTACATCACGAGCTGCCGGGCGACCCGCAGCGCGACGGCCTCGCCGAGGTCGTCGGCGACGAGGGCGAGCGACAGGTCGAGGCAGGCACTGATCCCCGCGCCGGTCCACACGTCCCCTTCGCGGACGAAGATCGGGTCGGCGTCGACCTCGACCTCCGGATGGTCGGCGGCGAGCTGCTGCGCGGTCGACCAGTGGGTGGTGGCACGCCTGCCGTCGAGGAGTCCGGCGGCGGCGAGGAGGTGCGCCCCGACGCAGACGGAGGTGACCCGTCGCGTCCGCCCGGCGAGCTGTCGCACCCGGCTCACCACCGCGGGGTCGACGAGCGGGTGCACGCGGCCACCGCCGTCGACCTCCACCGCGCCGGGCACCACGAGGGTGTCGATGCTCCTCGTGGACAGTGCGTCGAAGGTGACGTCGGGGAGGATGCGGACCCCGGCGGCCGTGGTGACCGGGTCCATGGTCTCGGCGGCGAGGACCACCTCGTAGCCCGCCGCTTCGTCCGTCTCGCGCCGCGCGAGGGAGAACACCTCGGGCGGTCCGGTGACGTCCAGCAGGTCGACGCCTCCGAAGACGACGATGACGACCAGTCGTTCGACGGTGCTCACAGGGCCCCCGGGGTCGGCGCACTCGATGTCGGTATCTGCATGCTAGATGACATTGCCGACACTCCGGGGTGGGTCATAGCGTCGTCAGGGCAGCCCGCCGCACCGGTGGGCCGCCTCCCCGCCACGAAACCGACAGGTGGTACCCACCCATGCCCCGGACGACCCTGCGCAGGCTCAACGGCTTCGACGACACCCCTCCGAAGCTCGCCGACTCGACCCTGGTCCTCATCGACTACCAGAACACCTACACCACCGGCGTGATGGAACTGGACGGCTGGCAGGCCGCCCTCGACGCCGCCGCCCACCTGCTGGCACGGGCCCGCCGGGAGGGCGCGAAGGTCATCCACGTCATCAACGACGGTGGCGAAGGCACCCCGTACGACATCCGGGCCGAGATCGGCCGGATCCACCCGAGCGTCGCCCCGGCCGACGGCGAGCCCGTCGTCGTCAAGCAGGCCCCGAACGCCTTCGTCGGCACCGACCTGGACCGACACGTCGACGCCGCGGGCAGGAACGACCTGGTCATCGCCGGGTTCATGACGCACATGTGCGTGGCGTTCACCGCCCAGGGCGCCTTCCTGCGGGGCAACCGGCCCACCGTCGTGGCCGACGCCAGTGCCACCCGCGCACTGCCGGTCCTCGGCACCGAACTGGACGCCCGCCAGGTCCACTCCGGCGCCCTCGCCACCATCGCCGATCTCTACGGGGTCGTCGTGCCGTCGCAGAAGGAGATCGGCTGACGAAGGGTCCCGACTGCCGCACGGGGCATGGTCGTTGCCCGGCCGGGTACGCGATCCGTACACCGGCCCGGATCCTCCGGGCCATCGAGGAGGCGGAACTCATGGGACTCGGAGGGTGCATCATCCTCATCGGCGCCGGGGCGGTACTCGCCTTCGCCACCGACTGGAAAATGGACACCGTCAACGTCAGCCTGGTCGGCTGGATCATGATGATCGTCGGCCTCATCGGGGTCTTCGCCTACGCGAGCATCGCGCGCCGCCGCCGCATGGTCGTACCCCCCACCACCGTCGTCTCGGAGGACGAGCGCCGCTACCCGTGACCGGGTGCGGGACGGGCGGTCACGCCCGGGACGACCTGGCATCCGGGCACGGCGGACCCCGATATTCTTAGGGGTACGCGTGCCCTGGTCACCGGGTGCGTCCGTCCCGCAAGGAGAGGCACTCGTGGAGTTCCGGCTGCTCGGCACCGTCTCCGTCGACACCCTCTCCGGCCCCCTCCCGCTCGGGCCCGCCAAACGCCGCAGCCTGCTCGCAGCCCTGCTCCTGCGCGCCAACACCCCGGTGTCCATAGCCCAGCTGACGGACGCCCTGTGGGACGACGAACCGCCGCTGCACGCCCGCACCGTCATCCAGGGACACGTGTCCCGGCTGCGCGCCCTCCTGATCGGGGCCGACGCCGAGGCGTACGAGGTGGAGCTGACCACACTCGGCGACGCCTACCTGCTGCGGGTGCCGGAGTCCCTGCTCGACTCGCAGCGGTTCGAGGAACTGCTCATGCTGGCGCGGGAACAGCGCAGCGCCACCGACACCGTGCTGATGCTCAAGGAGGCGCTGGCACTGTGGCAGGGCCCCCCGCTCACCGGCGTGTTCGCCGGACCTCCGCTCCAGGCCGCCGCTCACTCGCTGGAGGAGTCACGGCTGGCCACCGTCGAGCAACTGGCCGGCGCGTACGCCCGGCTGGGGGAGCACAACCGGGCCGCCGCGGTGCTCCGGGCCGAGGCCGTCGCCCACCCCATGCGGGAGTCGCTGGCGGCGGCACTGATGACGGCCCTGTACCGGTCGGGCCGCCAGTCGGAGGCCCTGGACTGGTTCCACCGCACCCGGCGGCTGCTCGCCGACGAACTCGGCGTCGACCCCGGGCGGGAACTCGCCGACGCGTACGCCCTGATCCTGCGGGGCGACCCCGGGACCGGCCAGCAGCCCGACGAAGGCCCCGGCACGGCACCGGTGGCCCTCACCGTCGACGTGCCGGCCCCCCTCGCCCCCGCACGCGCCCTCGCCCCGCCGCACACCGGCGTCGACCCCCACGCCGCCGACCTGCTGCCCCGCGCACCCCGCGGCTTCCACGGACGCCTGCCCGAACTGGCCTCGCTCTCCCGGGCCGCGGCGGGCGAAGCCCCCATCTGCCTGGTCACCGGCCCGACGGGCGTGGGCAAGACCGCACTCGCCCTCCAGTGGGCGCACCGCAACGTGGCCGCCTTCCCGGACGGACGGCTCTTCGCCGACCTGCGCGGATTCAGCGACACCGGGGACCCCTCACCCCTGGAGATCCTGCGCGAGTTCCTGCTCGCACTCGGCGTCGCACCGCGCCGGGTTCCCGAAACCGTCCAGGCCGCCGCCGCACTCTTCCGGTCCATGACCGCCCGGCGCAGCCTGCTCGTCGTACTCGACAACGCCCGCGACTCCGCCCAGCTCAGGCCACTGCTGCCCGGCGGCACCGACTGCGTCACCGTCGTCACCAGTCGCCACCGGCTCGAAGGCATCATCGCCTCGGACGCCGCCCGGCCCGTCGCGCTCGACACCCTCGGCCCCCAGGACGGTGTGGCCCTGCTGGCCGGCGTACTCGGCGAGGAACGGGTACTCGCCGAACCGGTGGCCGCCCGCCGCCTCGCCGAGCTGTGCGGCGGCCTCCCCCTCGCCCTGCGGGTGACCGCGGCCCGCCTCGCGGGCCGCCCGCAGCGCACCCTCGCCGGCACGGCCGCGGAACTGGCCGACGAGCAGCACCGGCTGACCTACCTCGAAGGGGAGGACACCGGCGTCTCCGCCGCACTGCGGCTGACCGTCCATCAACTGCCGCCCGAAGCCGTCCACCAGTTCGCCCGCCTCGGCCACCACCCCGGCGGCCACTTCGACCCGTACACCGCCGCCGCACTCGCCGGCAGCGACCCGGTCACCGCGACGACCGCGCTGGAACGCCTCGCCGCCGCCCACCTCGTCACCGAGACGGCTCCCGGCCACTGGATCCTCCACGACCTCGTACGCCTGTACGCCCGCGGCCTGGACCCGGAATCGGCGCACGAAGCCCTCGTCCGGGTCCTCGACCACTACATCGCCACCGCGCTCGCCGCCGCCGACACGGCCGAACCCGGCGGCGAGTCCTGCTTCGTCCTGCCGGACGGCTTCCACCGGCCCACCGCCGTACGG
The Streptomyces sp. NBC_00234 DNA segment above includes these coding regions:
- a CDS encoding M18 family aminopeptidase, with product MSSPLRFDRGHTDDLMAFLMASPSPYHAVASAAARLEKAGFRQVEETAAWDASTGGKYVLRGGAIIAWYVPEGAEAHTPFRIAGAHTDSPNLRVKPLPDTGSYGWRQVAVEIYGGTLLNTWLDRDLGLAGRLSLRDGTHRLVNIDRALLRVPQLAVHLDRSANTDGLKLDRQKHMQPIWGLGDVEEGDLIRFVAEEAGVDAEDVTGWDLMPHAIEPPSYLGRDEELLAGPRMDNLLSVHAATAALAAVAGLPDAEIPYIPVLAAFDHEENGSQSDTGADGPLLGTVLERSVFARGGSLEDRARAFAGTVCLSSDTGHAVHPNYAERHDPTHHPVANGGPILKVNVNMRYATDGSGRAVFAAACEKAGVPWQTFVSNNAMPCGTTIGPITAARHGIQTVDVGVAILSMHSARELCGADDPYLLANALAAFLAG
- a CDS encoding GlxA family transcriptional regulator, with the protein product MSTVERLVVIVVFGGVDLLDVTGPPEVFSLARRETDEAAGYEVVLAAETMDPVTTAAGVRILPDVTFDALSTRSIDTLVVPGAVEVDGGGRVHPLVDPAVVSRVRQLAGRTRRVTSVCVGAHLLAAAGLLDGRRATTHWSTAQQLAADHPEVEVDADPIFVREGDVWTGAGISACLDLSLALVADDLGEAVALRVARQLVMYLKRPGGQSQFSVPLEQVSTTRRIEDLRHHVLRNIGEPLTVADLAAYAHISDRQLTRIFKNELGTTPHAYIESVRVERARIQLETTDATLERTASACGFGTVDTLVRAFRRRLDTTPTEYRRRFRTGPA
- a CDS encoding isochorismatase family protein, translating into MPRTTLRRLNGFDDTPPKLADSTLVLIDYQNTYTTGVMELDGWQAALDAAAHLLARARREGAKVIHVINDGGEGTPYDIRAEIGRIHPSVAPADGEPVVVKQAPNAFVGTDLDRHVDAAGRNDLVIAGFMTHMCVAFTAQGAFLRGNRPTVVADASATRALPVLGTELDARQVHSGALATIADLYGVVVPSQKEIG
- a CDS encoding DUF6458 family protein; translated protein: MGLGGCIILIGAGAVLAFATDWKMDTVNVSLVGWIMMIVGLIGVFAYASIARRRRMVVPPTTVVSEDERRYP
- a CDS encoding AfsR/SARP family transcriptional regulator, which encodes MEFRLLGTVSVDTLSGPLPLGPAKRRSLLAALLLRANTPVSIAQLTDALWDDEPPLHARTVIQGHVSRLRALLIGADAEAYEVELTTLGDAYLLRVPESLLDSQRFEELLMLAREQRSATDTVLMLKEALALWQGPPLTGVFAGPPLQAAAHSLEESRLATVEQLAGAYARLGEHNRAAAVLRAEAVAHPMRESLAAALMTALYRSGRQSEALDWFHRTRRLLADELGVDPGRELADAYALILRGDPGTGQQPDEGPGTAPVALTVDVPAPLAPARALAPPHTGVDPHAADLLPRAPRGFHGRLPELASLSRAAAGEAPICLVTGPTGVGKTALALQWAHRNVAAFPDGRLFADLRGFSDTGDPSPLEILREFLLALGVAPRRVPETVQAAAALFRSMTARRSLLVVLDNARDSAQLRPLLPGGTDCVTVVTSRHRLEGIIASDAARPVALDTLGPQDGVALLAGVLGEERVLAEPVAARRLAELCGGLPLALRVTAARLAGRPQRTLAGTAAELADEQHRLTYLEGEDTGVSAALRLTVHQLPPEAVHQFARLGHHPGGHFDPYTAAALAGSDPVTATTALERLAAAHLVTETAPGHWILHDLVRLYARGLDPESAHEALVRVLDHYIATALAAADTAEPGGESCFVLPDGFHRPTAVRDFTDRAEAMHWLATERENLTLATAAARTAGLDDRSWRITLLQWPQVVWRVRDNWTPMLETALDAARALGDPYAESRVTTLLGWVLTEEGRTAEALALLERSPDLARRAGDPLGEATALINLAIVQAEQGALDEALEGCERAIELARAEQDAHTKMLALQHLARMQLAADRPQEALDAARTALDLGPEHEEAARRVLLTTVCGEAHLALGAKSDGIRLLDRAAREAEDTGFSEGAVRALGALWQVTADPDHGRRYEQAVRRLSDDG